The following are encoded together in the Mesoterricola sediminis genome:
- the mqnE gene encoding aminofutalosine synthase MqnE, which translates to MTRMSLDLKRHLKDPRLVPIAEKVERGERLTFEDGLLLYETPDLSGVGAMAHHVRLRLHGLKTYYVASRRLSYTNICYTHCQFCAFQAKPGDPRAYVLSADDIIREMEKPENHGVRELHMVAGHYPKLKIDYFEDLFSRLKARFPDLHLKVFTMVEMDYYARVSGISVEEFIDRCMAAGLESCPGGGAEIFAEEIREEICIGKKEADIWLRVAEIAHRKGLPTNCTMLYGHIEKPAHRVDHLLRLRELQDRTGGFLAYIPLAYQVEDNELSRKYEIHETTGAQDLREVAVARLLLDNIPHIKAYWVMITEGLAQIGLSYGANDMDGTIIEETIAHLAGAKTPQGLTKGELDRLIRDAGFEPLERDNLYQVYA; encoded by the coding sequence ATGACCCGCATGAGCCTCGACCTGAAACGCCACCTCAAGGACCCCCGGCTGGTCCCCATCGCGGAGAAGGTGGAACGGGGTGAGCGCCTGACCTTCGAGGACGGCCTCCTCCTCTACGAGACCCCGGACCTTTCGGGCGTCGGAGCCATGGCCCACCACGTCCGCCTCCGCCTCCACGGCCTCAAGACGTACTACGTCGCCAGCCGCCGCCTGTCCTACACCAACATCTGCTACACCCACTGCCAGTTCTGCGCCTTCCAGGCCAAGCCGGGCGATCCCCGGGCCTACGTCCTCTCCGCCGACGACATCATCCGGGAGATGGAGAAGCCCGAGAACCACGGGGTCCGCGAGCTCCACATGGTGGCCGGCCACTATCCCAAGCTGAAGATCGACTACTTCGAGGACCTCTTCAGCCGCCTGAAGGCGAGGTTCCCCGACCTCCACCTCAAGGTCTTCACCATGGTGGAGATGGACTACTACGCGCGGGTTTCCGGCATCAGCGTGGAGGAGTTCATCGACCGCTGCATGGCCGCGGGCCTCGAGAGCTGCCCCGGCGGGGGGGCCGAGATCTTCGCGGAGGAGATCCGCGAGGAGATCTGCATCGGCAAGAAGGAGGCCGACATCTGGCTGCGCGTGGCCGAGATCGCCCACCGCAAGGGCCTGCCCACCAACTGCACCATGCTCTACGGCCACATCGAGAAGCCCGCCCATCGCGTGGACCACCTCCTGCGGCTGCGGGAGCTGCAGGACCGGACCGGGGGCTTCCTGGCCTACATCCCCCTCGCCTACCAGGTGGAGGACAACGAGCTGAGCCGGAAGTACGAGATCCACGAGACCACCGGCGCCCAGGACCTGCGGGAGGTGGCCGTGGCCCGGCTCCTCCTGGACAACATCCCGCACATCAAGGCCTACTGGGTCATGATCACCGAGGGCCTGGCCCAGATCGGCCTGAGCTACGGGGCCAACGACATGGACGGCACCATCATCGAGGAGACCATCGCCCACCTCGCCGGCGCCAAGACCCCCCAGGGCCTCACCAAGGGCGAGCTGGACCGCCTCATCCGGGACGCCGGGTTCGAGCCCCTGGAGCGCGACAACCTCTACCAGGTCTATGCCTGA